From Anticarsia gemmatalis isolate Benzon Research Colony breed Stoneville strain chromosome 3, ilAntGemm2 primary, whole genome shotgun sequence, one genomic window encodes:
- the verm gene encoding LDLa and CE4_CDA_like_1 domain-containing protein vermiform isoform X2: protein MARHACLCLGVLLLSCLVSGETRVKRQDEDNNEDVNAEQLCEGRPADEYFRLTTEGDCRDVVRCTRSGLKQITCPSGLAFDLDKQTCDWKGKVNNCGKIEKPRKVLPILKTDEPICPEGKLACGSGDCIEKELFCNGKPDCKDESDENACTVDVDPNRAPDCDPNQCALPDCFCSADGTRIPGGIEPNQVPQMITITFNGAVNVDNIDLYEQIFNGNRHNPNGCQIRGTFFVSHKYTNYAAVQELHRKGHEISVFSITHKDDPQYWTSGSYDDWLAEMAGARLIVERFANITDSSIIGVRAPYLRVGGNKQFEMMADQYFVYDASITAPLGRVPIWPYTLYFRMPHKCNGNAHNCPSRSHPVWEMVMNELDRRDDPTFDESLPGCHVVDSCSNIQTGDQFARLLRHNFNRHYSTNRAPLGLHFHASWLKSKKEFRDELIKFIEEMLEKNDVYFTSLIQVIQWMQNPTELTSLRDFQEWKQDKCDVKGQPFCSLPNACPLTTRELPGEVLRLFTCMECPNNYPWILDPTGEGFNVKK from the exons ATGGCTCGACACGCGTGTCTGTGTCTCGGTGTGTTGTTGCTCAGCTGTCTCG TGAGCGGCGAGACGCGAGTTAAGCGCCAGGATGAAGATAACAATGAAGATGTAAACGCAGAGCAGTTGTGCGAGGGTCGCCCGGCAGACGAATATTTCCGCCTCACCACCGAAGGAGACTGCCGTGATGTAGTCAG GTGCACTAGGTCAGGTCTTAAACAAATCACTTGCCCGTCTGGACTGGCTTTCGATCTTGATAAACAAACCTGCGACTGGAAGGGTAAAGTGAACAACTGTGGCAAAATTGAGA AGCCAAGGAAAGTGTTGCCTATCCTTAAAACGGATGAGCCCATTTGCCCTGAAGGCAAACTAGCCTGCGGTAGTGGAGACTGCATCGAGAAAGAGCTGTTCTGCAACGGCAAGCCTGACTGTAAGGACGAGTCTGATGAAAACGCGTGTA CCGTCGACGTCGATCCTAACAGAGCCCCTGATTGTGACCCCAACCAATGTGCACTTCCTGATTGTTTCTGCTCTGCCGACGGAACTCGTATTCCAGGAGGTATTGAGCCCAACCAAGTACCTCAGATGATCACTATTACATTCAATGGTGCCGTAAACGTTGACAATATTGATTTGTACGAACAAATATTCAACGGAAATCGTCACAATCCCAACGGCTGCCAAATTCGTGGTACATTCTTTGTTTCTCACAAGTATACAAATTATGCAGCAGTGCAGGAATTACATCGCAAAGGTCACGAAATCTCAGTATTCTCCATCACACACAAAGATGATCCTCAATACTGGACCAGTGGAAGCTATGACGATTGGCTCGCCGAAATGGCCGGAGCTCGTCTGATCGTTGAACGATTTGCCAACATTACTGACTCCTCAATCATAGGTGTTCGTGCCCCTTACCTGCGTGTGGGCGGTAATAAGCAATTTGAAATGATGGCTGACCAATATTTCGTTTATGATGCATCCATTACCGCTCCCCTCGGTCGTGTGCCCATCTGGCCATACACACTGTACTTCCGCATGCCGCACAAGTGCAACGGTAACGCTCACAACTGTCCCTCAAGAAGTCACCCAGTTTGGGAAATGGTTATGAATGAACTGGACAGAAGAGACGACCCTACCTTCGATGAATCTCTTCCTGGTTGTCACGTGGTCGATTCTTGTTCTAACATCCAAACTGGCGACCAGTTTGCTCGTCTTCTGCGTCACAACTTCAACCGTCACTACAGTACCAACCGTGCCCCACTTGGTCTTCACTTCCACGCCTCATGGCTCAAATCTAAGAAGGAGTTCAGAGATgaattgattaaatttattgaagagATGCTTGAGAAGAACGACGTTTACTTCACCTCTCTCATTCAAGTTATTCAATGGATGCAAAACCCTACAGAGCTGACGTCGCTGAGAGATTTCCAAGAATGGAAACAGGACAAATGTGACGTAAAGGGACAGCCTTTCTGTTCCCTACCAAATGCCTGCCCCTTGACAACTCGCGAGTTACCTGGGGAGGTCCTTCGTCTATTCACTTGCATGGAATGCCCCAACAACTACCCCTGGATTCTAGATCCTACGGGAGAAGGCTTCAATGTTAAGAAGTGA
- the verm gene encoding LDLa and CE4_CDA_like_1 domain-containing protein vermiform isoform X1 has translation MARHACLCLGVLLLSCLVSGETRVKRQDEDNNEDVNAEQLCEGRPADEYFRLTTEGDCRDVVRCDKGGENGVTRLASVRCPVGLAFDIDRQTCDWKTHVKNCKQIEKPRKVLPILKTDEPICPEGKLACGSGDCIEKELFCNGKPDCKDESDENACTVDVDPNRAPDCDPNQCALPDCFCSADGTRIPGGIEPNQVPQMITITFNGAVNVDNIDLYEQIFNGNRHNPNGCQIRGTFFVSHKYTNYAAVQELHRKGHEISVFSITHKDDPQYWTSGSYDDWLAEMAGARLIVERFANITDSSIIGVRAPYLRVGGNKQFEMMADQYFVYDASITAPLGRVPIWPYTLYFRMPHKCNGNAHNCPSRSHPVWEMVMNELDRRDDPTFDESLPGCHVVDSCSNIQTGDQFARLLRHNFNRHYSTNRAPLGLHFHASWLKSKKEFRDELIKFIEEMLEKNDVYFTSLIQVIQWMQNPTELTSLRDFQEWKQDKCDVKGQPFCSLPNACPLTTRELPGEVLRLFTCMECPNNYPWILDPTGEGFNVKK, from the exons ATGGCTCGACACGCGTGTCTGTGTCTCGGTGTGTTGTTGCTCAGCTGTCTCG TGAGCGGCGAGACGCGAGTTAAGCGCCAGGATGAAGATAACAATGAAGATGTAAACGCAGAGCAGTTGTGCGAGGGTCGCCCGGCAGACGAATATTTCCGCCTCACCACCGAAGGAGACTGCCGTGATGTAGTCAG GTGCGACAAGGGCGGTGAGAATGGCGTCACTCGGCTCGCCTCAGTGCGCTGCCCCGTCGGTCTCGCCTTCGATATCGACCGTCAAACTTGTGATTGGAAAACACATGTTAAGAATTGCAAACAAATAGAAA AGCCAAGGAAAGTGTTGCCTATCCTTAAAACGGATGAGCCCATTTGCCCTGAAGGCAAACTAGCCTGCGGTAGTGGAGACTGCATCGAGAAAGAGCTGTTCTGCAACGGCAAGCCTGACTGTAAGGACGAGTCTGATGAAAACGCGTGTA CCGTCGACGTCGATCCTAACAGAGCCCCTGATTGTGACCCCAACCAATGTGCACTTCCTGATTGTTTCTGCTCTGCCGACGGAACTCGTATTCCAGGAGGTATTGAGCCCAACCAAGTACCTCAGATGATCACTATTACATTCAATGGTGCCGTAAACGTTGACAATATTGATTTGTACGAACAAATATTCAACGGAAATCGTCACAATCCCAACGGCTGCCAAATTCGTGGTACATTCTTTGTTTCTCACAAGTATACAAATTATGCAGCAGTGCAGGAATTACATCGCAAAGGTCACGAAATCTCAGTATTCTCCATCACACACAAAGATGATCCTCAATACTGGACCAGTGGAAGCTATGACGATTGGCTCGCCGAAATGGCCGGAGCTCGTCTGATCGTTGAACGATTTGCCAACATTACTGACTCCTCAATCATAGGTGTTCGTGCCCCTTACCTGCGTGTGGGCGGTAATAAGCAATTTGAAATGATGGCTGACCAATATTTCGTTTATGATGCATCCATTACCGCTCCCCTCGGTCGTGTGCCCATCTGGCCATACACACTGTACTTCCGCATGCCGCACAAGTGCAACGGTAACGCTCACAACTGTCCCTCAAGAAGTCACCCAGTTTGGGAAATGGTTATGAATGAACTGGACAGAAGAGACGACCCTACCTTCGATGAATCTCTTCCTGGTTGTCACGTGGTCGATTCTTGTTCTAACATCCAAACTGGCGACCAGTTTGCTCGTCTTCTGCGTCACAACTTCAACCGTCACTACAGTACCAACCGTGCCCCACTTGGTCTTCACTTCCACGCCTCATGGCTCAAATCTAAGAAGGAGTTCAGAGATgaattgattaaatttattgaagagATGCTTGAGAAGAACGACGTTTACTTCACCTCTCTCATTCAAGTTATTCAATGGATGCAAAACCCTACAGAGCTGACGTCGCTGAGAGATTTCCAAGAATGGAAACAGGACAAATGTGACGTAAAGGGACAGCCTTTCTGTTCCCTACCAAATGCCTGCCCCTTGACAACTCGCGAGTTACCTGGGGAGGTCCTTCGTCTATTCACTTGCATGGAATGCCCCAACAACTACCCCTGGATTCTAGATCCTACGGGAGAAGGCTTCAATGTTAAGAAGTGA
- the serp gene encoding chitin deacetylase-like protein serp yields MARYARVATLAACLLFACAVADADRMHRWRRQAEETPKKDDSLEQELCKDKDAGEWFRLVAGEGDNCRDVIQCTASGIQAIRCPAGLYFDIEKQTCDWKDAVKNCKVKNKERKAKPLLYTDEPLCQDGFLACGESTCIERGLFCNGEKDCPDGSDENSCDIDNDPNRAPPCDPSQCVLPDCFCSEDGTVIPGDLPARDVPQMITITFDDAINNNNIELYKEIFNGKRKNPNGCDIKATFFISHKYTNYSAVQETHRKGHEIAVHSITHNDDERFWSNATVDDWSKEMAGMRLIIEKFSNVTDNSVVGVRAPYLRVGGNNQFTMMEEQAFLYDSTITAPLSNPPLWPYTMYFRMPHRCHGNLQSCPTRSHAVWEMVMNELDRREDPNNDEYLPGCAMVDSCSNILTGDQFYNFLNHNFDRHYEQNRAPLGLYFHAAWLKNNPEFLEAFLYWIDEILESHNDVYFVTMTQVIQWIQNPRTVSEAKNFEPWREKCAVEGVQACWVPHSCKLTSKEVPGETINLQTCVRCPVNYPWLNDPTGEGHY; encoded by the exons CGGTGGCCGATGCAGATCGGATGCACCGATGGCGGCGGCAGGCCGAGGAGACGCCGAAGAAAGACGACAGCTTGGAACAAGAGCTATGCAAGGACAAGGACGCCGGCGAATGGTTCCGCCTGGTGGCCGGCGAGGGCGACAACTGTCGCGACGTCATCCAGTGCACCGCCTCG GGTATCCAAGCCATCCGTTGTCCAGCCGGTTTATACTTCGATATTGAGAAACAGACCTGTGATTGGAAAGACGCCGTTAAGAACTGCAAAGTAAAGAACAAGGAACGTAAAGCAAAGCCTTTGCTGTACACGGACGAGCCTCTGTGCCAGGACGGTTTCCTCGCCTGCGGTGAAAGCACTTGCATCGAGCGTGGCCTCTTCTGTAACGGCGAAAAAGACTGTCCCGACGGCTCTGACGAAAACTCTTGCG ATATCGACAACGACCCCAACAGGGCCCCACCTTGCGATCCCTCGCAATGTGTTCTTCCCGACTGTTTCTGCTCTGAAGACGGAACCGTGATCCCGGGTGACTTGCCCGCTAGAGATGTCCCGCAGATGATCACCATTACTTTCGATGATGctatcaacaacaacaacattgaACTCTACAAGGAAATATTTAATGGCAAACGCAAAAACCCGAACGGTTGCGACATCAAAGCCACATTCTTTATTTCACACAAGTACACTAACTACTCTGCCGTTCAAGAAACTCACAGGAAGGGACATGAAATCGCTGTGCATTCAATTAC ACACAACGATGACGAGCGCTTCTGGAGTAACGCCACCGTGGACGACTGGAGCAAGGAGATGGCGGGTATGAGGCTCATTATCGAGAAGTTCTCTAACGTGACAGACAACAGCGTGGTGGGTGTGCGAGCACCGTACCTGCGTGTGGGTGGCAACAACCAGTTCACCATGATGGAAGAACAAGCATTCTTGTACGACAGCACCATTACCGCTCCTCTGTCTAACCCACCACTATGGCCGTACACAATGTACTTCAGAATGCCACACCGTTGCCACGGTAACTTGCAGAGCTGCCCGACCAGGAGCCACGCCGTCTGGGAGATGGTGATGAACGAGCTCGACCGTCGTGAAGACCCTAACAATGATGAGTACCTGCCCGGATGCGCCATGGTTGACTCTTGCTCTAACATCCTCACTGGAGATCAGTTCTACAACTTCTTGAACCACAACTTCGACCGTCATTATGAACAGAATCGCGCTCCCCTGGGTCTTTACTTCCACGCCGCGTGGCTGAAGAACAACCCCGAATTCTTAGAAGCTTTCTTGTACTGGATCGATGAAATTCTCGAAAGCCACAATGACGTGTACTTCGTTACCATGACTCAGGTCATTCAATGGATTCAGAACCCACGTACAGTCAGCGAAGCTAAGAACTTTGAGCCCTGGAGGGAAAAGTGCGCCGTCGAAGGCGTGCAAGCCTGCTGGGTGCCTCACTCGTGCAAGCTCACTTCCAAGGAGGTTCCCGGTGAAACCATCAACCTGCAGACGTGCGTGAGATGCCCAGTCAACTACCCGTGGCTGAACGACCCCACGGGCGAGGGCCATTATTAA